The Chanodichthys erythropterus isolate Z2021 chromosome 14, ASM2448905v1, whole genome shotgun sequence genome window below encodes:
- the tyw5 gene encoding tRNA wybutosine-synthesizing protein 5, producing the protein MDCQEKLEVPVYTDVDRETFLREIYPLRRPVVLKRVPLGPCVRAWTVSYLAEKGGDREVKVHVSPEPRMDFLHKNFVYRTLPFDKFIQRAAEAKHSDFFISQNESYYLRSLGEDVRKEPADLSKQFPELAEDFYIPQFFEPEQFFSSVFRISSPGLQLWTHYDVMDNLLAQVTGRKRVVLYSPKDALHLYLTGDKSEVLDIDTPDLQLYPDFVKACRYECVLEPGDLLFIPALWFHNTLALQFGVGVNVFWKHLPPESYDKKDPYGNKDPVAATRALQALERTLGILEELPPDYRDFYARRMVLRIQSRAYLKQPMEAAQKILDTT; encoded by the exons ATGGACTGTCAGGAAAAGCTGGAGGTGCCCGTATACACCGATGTGGACAGAGAGACTTTCTTGAGGGAGATATATCCTCTG CGCAGACCAGTGGTTCTAAAGCGCGTGCCCCTGGGACCCTGTGTGCGCGCGTGGACGGTGAGTTATCTCGCAGAAAAAGGGGGAGACCGCGAGGTCAAAGTGCACGTGTCCCCAGAGCCCAGGATGGACTTTCTGCATAAGAACTTTGTGTACAG GACACTGCCATTTGACAAGTTTATTCAGAGAGCTGCAGAGGCAAAACACTCTGATTTCTTCATTAGTCAG AATGAAAGCTATTACTTGCGCTCACTTGGAGAAGATGTTCGTAAG gaacCTGCTGATTTAAGCAAGCAGTTCCCTGAGCTGGCAGAGGACTTCTATATACCCCAGTTCTTTGAGCCGGAGCAGTTTTTCTCCAGTGTCTTTCGTATCAGTTCCCCTGGTCTGCAGCTGTGGACACACTATGAT GTAATGGACAACCTTCTAGCTCAGGTTACAGGAAGAAAGCGTGTTGTTCTCTACAGCCCCAAAGATGCCCTTCATCTCTACCTCACAG gGGACAAGTCTGAAGTTTTGGACATCGACACTCCTGATCTGCAACTTTATCCTGATTTTGTGAAAGCGTGCCGCTACGAGTGTGTTCTGGAACCAGGAGACCTGCTCTTCATCCCAG CTCTTTGGTTTCACAATACCCTGGCTCTCCAGTTTGGAGTTGGTGTCAACGTGTTCTGGAAGCATCTTCCACCTGAGAGTTATGATAAGAAAGATCCATATGGAAACAAAGACCCAGTAGCAGCTACTCGAGCCCTGCAGGCACTGGAGAGGACTCTAGGCATCTTGGAAGAACTGCCACCTGATTATCGGGATTTCTATGCTCGTCGTATGGTGCTGCGGATTCAAAGTCGGGCGTACCTTAAGCAACCCATGGAGGCGGCACAGAAAATTTTAGACACTACATAG
- the maip1 gene encoding m-AAA protease-interacting protein 1, mitochondrial codes for MALPLLRCCSCNRPVSILIRYITSKPLLVNQSRRLAPVSSAVCNVRQYSERGRHKQNQKVVVVGIPNPFIWFRTRIYFFLIRTYFDKEFSIEEFTEGAKQAFSHVSRLLSQCQFESLEGLVAKDLIEKLEEKCAHLPLSHQRALSAESDEIMYTTTGDVGIYYDDSGRKFVSILMRFWYLTSARIPDDSMEGARIFQVAIGGEGEKPETKRLLTANYEFQREFTQGVTPDWIITRIEHSKLLD; via the exons ATGGCGCTGCCCTTACTGAGGTGCTGTAGCTGTAACAGGCCCGTTTCCATTCTGATACGGTACATTACATCAAAGCCACTTTTAGTGAATCAGTCCAGACGACTCGCCCCCGTATCGTCTGCTGTGTGCAATGTTCGTCAGTACTCTGAGCGGGGGAGACACAAACAAAACCAAAAGGTTGTGGTTGTTGGCATCCCGAACCCCTTCATCTGGTTCCGAACCCGAATCTACTTCTTTCTCATCCGAACTTACTTCGACAAAGAGTTTAGCATCGAGGAATTCACAGAAGGAGCCAAACAG GCTTTCTCACACGTTTCAAGATTGCTGTCTCAGTGTCAGTTTGAGTCTCTTGAGGGATTAGTGGCTAAAGAT CTAATAGAAAAACTTGAGGAAAAATGCGCTCATCTGCCTTTGAGCCACCAGAGGGCGCTGTCAGCCGAGTCTGATGAGATCATGTACACAACAACTGGAGATGTGGGCATTTACTATGATGATAGCG GGAGGAAATTTGTAAGTATTTTGATGCGCTTCTGGTACTTAACTAGTGCCAGAATTCCTGATGACAGTATGGAGGGAGCAAGAATTTTCCAGGTTGCCATTGGTGGAGAGGGAGAGAAACCAGAGACCAAGAGATTGCTTACAGCCAATTATGA ATTCCAAAGGGAGTTTACCCAGGGTGTGACTCCAGATTGGATCATCACAAGAATAGAGCACTCAAAACTTCTCGACTAA